From Leifsonia sp. fls2-241-R2A-40a, one genomic window encodes:
- a CDS encoding ABC transporter substrate-binding protein — MKAARLSVIAGVAIAGLALAGCTGGGGSGSGGGDANAGTDSKGPITYVQGKDNSNVVRPLVDKWNKAHPDEKVTFKEQTDQADQQHDDLVQHFQAKDANYDVVDVDVVWTGEFAAKGWLQPLTGKFKMDNSSLLAPTVKAGTYNGTQYAAPQTSDGGILYYRKDLVPTPPKTWDDMLKDCDIAKAKGIGCYAGQFAQYEGLTVNAAEAINTNGGTIVGEDGKKVTVDSPEAKAGLTRLVDGFKNGQIPKEAITYQEEQGRQAFEAGKLMFLRNWPYVYNLAKTDGSSTVKDTFGIAPLPGVSADKPGVSSLGGHNAAISVYSKHKATAFEFLKFLQSEETQKFFVTQGSLAPVVASLYDDASLNSQLPYLSTLKTSIANAVPRPVSPFYPAITKAVQDNAYAALKGDKSVDQALKDMASAIQTASAG; from the coding sequence ATGAAAGCAGCACGTCTCTCCGTGATCGCCGGGGTGGCCATCGCAGGCCTCGCCCTGGCGGGATGCACCGGTGGCGGCGGATCGGGAAGCGGTGGCGGCGACGCCAACGCCGGAACCGACAGCAAGGGCCCCATCACCTACGTACAGGGCAAGGACAATTCGAACGTCGTCCGGCCTCTGGTCGACAAGTGGAACAAGGCCCACCCGGACGAGAAGGTCACCTTCAAGGAGCAGACCGACCAGGCCGACCAGCAGCACGACGATCTCGTCCAGCACTTCCAGGCCAAGGACGCCAACTACGACGTCGTCGACGTCGACGTCGTCTGGACCGGTGAGTTCGCAGCGAAGGGCTGGCTCCAGCCGCTGACCGGCAAGTTCAAGATGGACAACTCGTCCCTCCTGGCGCCGACGGTCAAGGCCGGAACCTACAACGGCACGCAGTACGCGGCGCCGCAGACCTCCGACGGTGGCATCCTGTACTACCGCAAGGACCTGGTCCCGACCCCGCCGAAGACGTGGGACGACATGCTCAAGGACTGCGACATCGCCAAGGCGAAGGGCATCGGCTGCTACGCCGGACAGTTCGCGCAGTACGAGGGCCTCACGGTGAACGCCGCCGAGGCGATCAACACCAACGGTGGAACGATCGTCGGTGAGGACGGCAAGAAGGTCACCGTCGACAGCCCCGAGGCGAAGGCCGGCCTGACCCGCCTGGTGGACGGCTTCAAGAACGGGCAGATCCCCAAGGAAGCCATCACCTACCAGGAGGAGCAGGGCCGCCAGGCGTTCGAGGCCGGCAAGCTCATGTTCCTGCGCAACTGGCCGTACGTGTACAACCTCGCCAAGACGGACGGCTCCTCGACGGTGAAGGACACCTTCGGGATCGCGCCGCTGCCGGGCGTCTCGGCCGACAAGCCGGGCGTCTCCAGCCTGGGTGGTCACAACGCCGCGATCAGCGTCTACTCCAAGCACAAGGCGACCGCGTTCGAGTTCCTCAAGTTCCTGCAGAGCGAAGAGACCCAGAAGTTCTTCGTGACCCAGGGCTCGCTGGCACCCGTCGTGGCCTCCCTGTACGACGACGCTTCGCTGAACAGCCAGCTCCCGTACCTGTCGACCCTGAAGACGTCGATCGCCAACGCGGTGCCGCGTCCGGTGTCGCCGTTCTACCCGGCCATCACCAAGGCCGTTCAGGACAACGCCTACGCCGCCCTGAAGGGTGACAAGTCGGTCGACCAGGCACTGAAGGACATGGCGTCCGCCATCCAGACCGCCAGCGCCGGTTGA
- a CDS encoding metal-dependent transcriptional regulator: MPVSDLSPVAQDYLKIIWSATEWSDEAVTVKQLSERMGVRAATVSDGLRRLSEQGLVAHERYGGVELTEAGRRHAVAMVRRHRLIETFLVEELGYRWDEVHDEAEVLEHAVSDELVERMDRRLGFPARDPHGDPIPTADGTPRRVDAVPLLDAQAGTPLAVVRISDADPAVLRYLGERGIGLDTPLTVEEHRAFAGDVTVHLDGVPVVLGATAASAVWVTARP, encoded by the coding sequence ATGCCCGTATCCGACCTGTCGCCCGTCGCGCAGGACTACCTGAAGATCATCTGGTCGGCGACCGAATGGTCGGACGAGGCGGTCACGGTCAAGCAGCTGTCCGAGCGGATGGGCGTGCGCGCGGCCACGGTCTCCGACGGCCTCCGCCGCCTCTCCGAGCAGGGCCTCGTGGCCCACGAGCGGTACGGCGGCGTGGAGCTCACCGAGGCGGGAAGGCGTCACGCCGTCGCGATGGTGCGCCGCCACCGGCTGATCGAGACGTTCCTCGTCGAGGAGCTCGGCTACCGCTGGGACGAGGTGCACGACGAGGCGGAGGTGCTCGAGCACGCCGTCTCGGACGAGCTGGTCGAACGGATGGACCGCCGCCTCGGGTTCCCGGCGCGCGATCCGCACGGCGACCCCATCCCGACGGCCGACGGCACGCCGCGGCGGGTGGATGCCGTCCCGCTGCTGGACGCGCAGGCGGGCACTCCGCTGGCGGTGGTCCGCATCTCGGACGCCGACCCGGCCGTGCTGCGCTACCTCGGCGAGCGCGGCATCGGGCTCGACACCCCGCTCACGGTGGAGGAGCACCGCGCCTTCGCGGGCGACGTCACCGTCCACCTCGACGGCGTTCCCGTGGTGCTCGGTGCGACGGCCGCCTCCGCCGTCTGGGTGACCGCGCGGCCGTAG
- a CDS encoding ABC transporter ATP-binding protein — protein sequence MGQIAGGGGRGGGGGRGRVSGGDAEAQRALNASAPKIPHLFRRIVELFAPHKMAIIVTMVLVLAGAALTVIPPLLTERAFDQGLFPPSGKPNLPVLVEIVVVMLIVFVSSALLGVWQTYLTASVGNKVMGALRVRLFSHLQSMELSFFTHTKTGIIQSRLQNDVGGVANVLTNTMSSILGNTVTVIAALVAMLLLNWQLTIVAVVLMPILVIAQRRVGQVRARIATKTQESLSDMTAITQETLSVSGILLSKSFNRQGAEVERYSDENSNQIRLQVSQAMSGQWFFAMVNVFLSSIPAIVYLVSGWLILGGANDISAGTIVAFTTVQARLLFPLLALMRVSLDLQTSSALFARIFEYLDLKPAIADRPEAVPVDPARDLGRIEFDHVEFRYPDARDGERNTLDDVSFVIEPGEFAAFVGPSGAGKTTVSYLIPRFYDATGGRILFGDTDLRELQQESLVSHIGVVSQETYLFHATIAENLRYARPDATQEELEDAAKRANIHATIAGFPDGYDTIVGERGYRLSGGEKQRIAIARVLLKDPEVLILDEATSALDTISERVVQQALDTASSGRTTIAIAHRLSTIVSADVIFVIDHGQVVERGTHRELLDQGGVYSRLYREQTEGALLEE from the coding sequence ATGGGCCAGATTGCCGGCGGGGGCGGACGCGGCGGCGGTGGCGGCCGGGGACGCGTGAGCGGCGGGGATGCGGAGGCGCAGCGGGCCCTGAACGCGAGCGCGCCGAAGATCCCGCACCTGTTCCGCCGCATCGTGGAGCTGTTCGCGCCGCACAAGATGGCGATCATCGTCACGATGGTGCTGGTGCTCGCGGGTGCGGCGCTCACCGTCATTCCCCCGCTGCTCACCGAGCGCGCCTTCGACCAGGGGCTGTTCCCGCCGAGCGGCAAGCCGAACCTGCCGGTGCTCGTCGAGATCGTCGTCGTCATGCTGATCGTCTTCGTCTCCTCCGCGCTTCTCGGGGTGTGGCAGACGTACCTCACCGCATCCGTCGGCAACAAGGTCATGGGCGCGCTGCGCGTCCGGCTGTTCTCGCACCTGCAGTCCATGGAGCTGAGCTTCTTCACGCACACCAAGACCGGCATCATCCAGTCGCGGCTGCAGAACGACGTCGGTGGCGTCGCCAATGTTCTGACCAACACGATGTCGAGCATCCTCGGCAACACGGTCACCGTGATCGCGGCGCTGGTCGCCATGCTGCTCCTGAACTGGCAGCTGACGATCGTCGCCGTCGTGCTGATGCCCATCCTCGTCATCGCGCAGCGCCGGGTCGGCCAGGTGCGCGCGCGCATCGCGACGAAGACGCAGGAGTCGCTGTCGGACATGACGGCGATCACCCAGGAGACGCTGAGCGTGTCCGGCATCCTGCTCTCGAAGAGCTTCAATCGGCAGGGCGCCGAGGTGGAGCGCTACTCGGACGAGAACAGCAACCAGATCCGCCTGCAGGTGTCGCAGGCGATGAGCGGCCAGTGGTTCTTCGCCATGGTCAACGTCTTCCTGTCGTCCATCCCGGCGATCGTGTACCTGGTGTCCGGCTGGCTGATCCTCGGCGGGGCGAACGACATCTCCGCCGGAACGATCGTCGCGTTCACGACCGTGCAGGCGCGGTTGCTGTTCCCGCTGCTCGCGCTCATGCGGGTGTCGCTCGACCTGCAGACCTCGAGCGCACTGTTCGCCCGGATCTTCGAGTACCTCGACCTCAAGCCCGCGATCGCGGACCGGCCGGAGGCCGTTCCGGTCGACCCCGCCCGCGACCTCGGCCGCATCGAGTTCGACCACGTCGAGTTCCGCTACCCGGACGCCCGCGACGGCGAGCGCAACACGCTCGACGACGTGTCGTTCGTCATCGAGCCCGGGGAGTTCGCCGCGTTCGTCGGGCCGAGCGGCGCGGGCAAGACGACGGTGTCGTACCTGATCCCGCGGTTCTACGACGCGACCGGCGGGCGCATCCTCTTCGGGGACACCGACCTCCGCGAACTGCAGCAGGAGTCGCTGGTCTCGCACATCGGGGTGGTGAGCCAGGAGACCTACCTGTTCCACGCGACCATCGCCGAGAACCTGCGGTACGCGCGTCCCGACGCCACGCAGGAGGAGCTGGAGGATGCGGCCAAGCGGGCGAACATCCACGCGACGATCGCCGGGTTCCCCGACGGCTACGACACGATCGTGGGGGAGCGGGGATACCGCCTGTCCGGGGGCGAGAAGCAGCGCATCGCCATCGCCCGCGTGCTGCTGAAGGACCCGGAGGTGCTCATCCTCGACGAGGCGACGAGCGCCCTCGACACCATCTCGGAGCGTGTCGTGCAGCAGGCGCTGGACACCGCCTCCAGCGGCCGCACCACCATCGCGATCGCTCATCGGCTCTCCACCATCGTCTCCGCCGACGTCATCTTCGTCATCGATCACGGACAGGTCGTCGAGCGGGGGACGCACCGGGAACTGCTGGATCAGGGCGGCGTGTACTCGCGGCTGTACCGCGAGCAGACCGAGGGCGCTCTCCTCGAGGAGTAG
- a CDS encoding carbohydrate ABC transporter permease produces MTAVAGQAAATAEAGALPRTQTKNRTGRRRRNQSARTGIQAIVIVIWCLLPFYWMVVTSFRDVGYTNDNTPWITHFTWDNYITALSTKLGNNLPGALLNSLFIGVCVTAISLVVGIFASYALARLDFKFKGIVLGIILAASMFPGVALITPLFQLFTNIGWMGTYQALIIPEISFALPLTVYTLNSFFREMPWDLEEAARIDGCTQAQAFRKVILPLAAPAVFTTAILAFISSWNEFLISSQLSSDRTQPVTVAIASFTGSQPHQEPYTAIMAAGTIVTVPLIILVLIFQRRIVAGLTAGGVKG; encoded by the coding sequence ATGACTGCTGTCGCCGGACAGGCCGCAGCGACCGCCGAGGCGGGCGCTCTTCCCCGAACCCAGACCAAGAACCGCACCGGTCGCCGTCGCCGCAACCAGAGCGCCCGCACGGGCATCCAGGCGATCGTGATCGTGATCTGGTGTCTGCTGCCGTTCTACTGGATGGTCGTCACGTCGTTCCGCGACGTCGGCTACACGAACGACAACACGCCGTGGATCACGCACTTCACCTGGGACAACTACATCACGGCGCTCTCGACGAAGCTCGGCAACAACCTGCCGGGCGCGCTGTTGAACTCGCTGTTCATCGGCGTCTGCGTCACGGCGATCTCGCTCGTGGTCGGCATCTTCGCCTCGTACGCGCTCGCCCGCTTGGACTTCAAGTTCAAGGGCATCGTGCTGGGCATCATCCTGGCGGCGTCGATGTTCCCGGGCGTCGCGCTCATCACCCCGCTGTTCCAGCTGTTCACGAACATCGGGTGGATGGGCACCTACCAGGCGCTGATCATCCCGGAGATCTCGTTCGCCCTCCCGCTCACGGTCTACACGCTGAACTCGTTCTTCCGTGAGATGCCGTGGGACCTCGAGGAGGCGGCGCGGATCGACGGCTGCACCCAGGCGCAGGCGTTCCGCAAGGTGATCCTCCCCCTGGCAGCCCCGGCCGTGTTCACGACCGCGATCCTGGCGTTCATCTCGTCCTGGAACGAGTTCCTGATCTCCAGCCAGCTGTCCAGCGACCGGACGCAGCCCGTCACGGTGGCCATCGCCTCCTTCACCGGCAGCCAGCCGCACCAGGAGCCGTACACCGCGATCATGGCGGCCGGAACGATCGTCACCGTGCCGCTGATCATCCTGGTGCTGATCTTCCAGCGCCGCATCGTCGCAGGCCTGACCGCCGGCGGAGTGAAGGGCTGA
- a CDS encoding acyltransferase has product MSLATMEAQSCSAPRRRRMPAGHIQAIDGLRAVAVLGVVAFHLNALPGGFLGVDLFFVISGYVITRAILTQREAGTFRLGRFWFSRIKRLLPAVLLVLIAVEVWIAVVAPAGLERVTDGQSLSSLVYGTNWFNIAGDFGYADASRESSPLNHLWSLAIEEQFYLLWPALLLLLPKRWLVLAVTTAGVGAGLVYGVAAQQFWSFDRLYQGTDVRMVALVGGAMIAAFGAGGGPSPLPRAFSRALRRLAPWMALASAVALAWLWATLPLDRRIFGGPLALAIVLEIVLVASIAAPSARLFASVLSWGPLVFIGRRSYALYLWHWPVIVIVSETYTGWTDWDLAAARAVAMVLLTMLSYALIENPIRRMKNAGPGLWIGLAAAIAAVVALASLPGGAWAPSSGAPRAQGSTDPRLAAIEPGRKVLVAGDSWAAALAQGMTDPEFGATVENYGRGGCGIADPQAYMNDDASVVPPPAQCLAWRAEWASAVEKDRPDAVVLTTETTTSGRRRSTAGGSMSATLCSTPATAHTSTRPSPSSRARGYPFSSRTRWCSTGNRSTRIPSR; this is encoded by the coding sequence ATGTCCCTCGCCACGATGGAGGCGCAGTCCTGTTCAGCTCCTCGGCGGCGTCGGATGCCGGCGGGTCATATCCAAGCGATCGACGGCCTGCGCGCGGTCGCGGTTCTCGGGGTCGTCGCGTTCCACCTGAACGCGCTTCCTGGCGGATTCCTCGGCGTCGACCTGTTCTTCGTGATCTCGGGGTACGTCATCACCCGCGCCATCCTCACCCAGCGGGAAGCGGGGACCTTCCGCCTTGGCCGCTTCTGGTTCTCACGGATCAAGCGGCTCCTACCCGCGGTCCTCCTCGTGCTCATCGCGGTCGAAGTGTGGATCGCCGTCGTCGCTCCGGCCGGGCTGGAGCGCGTCACGGACGGCCAGTCGCTCAGCTCGCTCGTCTACGGCACCAACTGGTTCAATATCGCCGGCGATTTCGGCTATGCGGACGCCTCGCGAGAGTCGTCTCCGCTCAACCATCTGTGGTCACTCGCGATCGAGGAGCAGTTCTACCTCCTGTGGCCGGCCCTCCTGCTCCTGCTGCCCAAGCGCTGGCTCGTCCTCGCCGTGACGACGGCTGGAGTCGGCGCAGGACTCGTGTACGGCGTCGCCGCGCAACAGTTCTGGTCGTTCGACCGGCTGTACCAGGGCACCGATGTGCGAATGGTCGCGCTGGTCGGCGGAGCCATGATCGCCGCTTTCGGCGCCGGGGGCGGTCCCTCGCCCCTCCCTCGCGCCTTCTCGCGCGCGCTGAGGCGGCTCGCGCCGTGGATGGCTCTCGCCTCGGCCGTCGCTCTCGCGTGGCTGTGGGCGACACTCCCCCTCGATCGACGAATCTTCGGCGGACCGCTCGCCCTTGCGATCGTGCTCGAGATCGTCCTCGTCGCTTCCATCGCAGCTCCCTCCGCACGGCTGTTCGCCTCGGTGCTCAGTTGGGGGCCGCTCGTCTTCATCGGACGCCGCAGCTACGCGCTCTACCTCTGGCATTGGCCGGTGATCGTCATCGTCAGCGAGACCTACACCGGCTGGACCGACTGGGATCTGGCGGCTGCGCGAGCCGTCGCGATGGTGCTGCTCACGATGCTGTCGTACGCGCTGATCGAGAACCCGATCCGACGGATGAAGAACGCCGGACCGGGGTTGTGGATCGGGCTCGCAGCCGCCATCGCCGCTGTTGTCGCGCTCGCTTCCCTACCCGGAGGGGCGTGGGCTCCGTCATCCGGCGCACCTCGTGCTCAGGGGAGCACCGATCCACGACTCGCGGCAATCGAGCCGGGAAGGAAGGTCCTTGTGGCCGGCGATTCCTGGGCGGCTGCCCTGGCCCAAGGCATGACCGATCCGGAGTTCGGCGCCACAGTCGAGAACTACGGGCGGGGTGGATGCGGCATCGCCGACCCTCAGGCATACATGAACGACGACGCGTCGGTCGTTCCCCCTCCCGCGCAGTGCCTTGCCTGGCGGGCGGAGTGGGCGAGCGCCGTCGAGAAGGACCGTCCCGACGCCGTCGTGCTCACCACGGAAACTACGACCAGCGGAAGGCGAAGATCGACGGCAGGTGGGTCTATGTCGGCGACCCTGTGTTCGACGCCCGCTACAGCGCACACCTCGACGAGGCCATCTCCATCTTCACGAGCGCGGGGATACCCGTTTTCGTCACGAACACGGTGGTGCTCAACGGGGAACCGTTCCACACGCATTCCATCACGATGA
- a CDS encoding sugar ABC transporter permease: MSTSNVVAPSSTQTGRNGQGPRAGVKHNRRQQSRWAFYLIVPTLILLAIVIGYPVVSAIVMSFQKDAGLDPATGLFVQGGFAGFQNYAHWLFQQCQGPNGTTITCPPGNLGSTFWSAVFVTFFFTVTTVILETILGLWFALIMNRAFRGRGFVRAAILIPWAIPTAVTAKLWFFIFSVAGVANAVIGAHILWTSDEWASRFAVIIADTWKTTPFMALLILAGLQVIPEDVYEAAKVDGASTLQRFWRVTMPLLKPALMVAVLFRVLDALRIYDLPQILTGGGGGTGHATTTLSILVVDQIRQGFNSAAALSTITFIIIFLIAFIFVRLLGTNVVRTQETQQKGAK; encoded by the coding sequence ATGTCAACGTCGAACGTCGTCGCCCCCTCATCCACCCAGACCGGCCGCAACGGGCAAGGCCCCCGCGCCGGCGTGAAGCACAACCGCCGCCAGCAGAGCCGCTGGGCCTTCTACCTCATCGTCCCCACGCTGATCCTCCTGGCCATCGTCATCGGCTACCCCGTGGTCAGCGCGATCGTGATGTCGTTCCAGAAGGACGCCGGGCTCGACCCCGCCACCGGACTGTTCGTCCAGGGCGGCTTCGCCGGCTTCCAGAACTACGCGCACTGGCTGTTCCAGCAGTGCCAGGGCCCGAACGGGACCACCATCACCTGCCCGCCGGGCAACCTCGGCTCCACCTTCTGGAGCGCCGTCTTCGTCACCTTCTTCTTCACCGTGACGACCGTGATCCTCGAGACCATCCTGGGCCTCTGGTTCGCGCTGATCATGAACCGCGCCTTCCGCGGCCGCGGCTTCGTCCGCGCGGCCATCCTGATCCCGTGGGCCATCCCCACCGCCGTCACCGCGAAGCTGTGGTTCTTCATCTTCTCGGTCGCGGGCGTCGCCAACGCCGTCATCGGGGCCCACATCCTGTGGACCAGTGACGAATGGGCCTCCCGGTTCGCGGTCATCATCGCCGACACCTGGAAGACGACCCCGTTCATGGCGCTGCTCATCCTCGCCGGCCTCCAGGTCATCCCGGAGGACGTCTACGAGGCGGCGAAGGTCGACGGAGCAAGCACCCTGCAGCGCTTCTGGCGCGTGACCATGCCGCTGCTGAAGCCGGCGCTGATGGTCGCGGTCCTGTTCCGCGTGCTCGACGCCCTCCGCATCTACGACCTGCCGCAGATCCTCACCGGAGGCGGTGGTGGCACAGGCCATGCGACGACGACGTTGTCCATCCTCGTCGTCGATCAGATCAGGCAAGGGTTCAACAGCGCCGCAGCCCTCTCCACCATCACGTTCATCATCATCTTCCTGATCGCGTTCATCTTCGTCCGATTGCTCGGGACGAACGTGGTCCGAACGCAGGAGACCCAGCAGAAGGGGGCGAAGTGA
- a CDS encoding nuclear transport factor 2 family protein: MPTITELLSANLRDVFGNRDATSRREAIERVYAPDVVFTDPEGAVTGWDALEAKAAGLLDSAPETFAFADAGPVYLGATSGALAWTFGPEGAPVARGVDVIEVRDGRIVSLLTLLAA, translated from the coding sequence GTGCCCACGATCACCGAACTGCTCTCCGCCAACCTCCGCGACGTCTTCGGCAACCGGGATGCGACCTCCCGCCGCGAGGCGATCGAGCGCGTGTACGCGCCGGACGTCGTCTTCACCGACCCCGAAGGTGCAGTGACCGGGTGGGATGCGCTCGAGGCCAAGGCCGCGGGCCTGCTCGACAGTGCGCCCGAGACGTTCGCCTTCGCCGACGCCGGCCCGGTCTACCTCGGTGCCACGAGCGGCGCCCTCGCTTGGACGTTCGGCCCTGAGGGCGCCCCGGTCGCCCGCGGCGTCGACGTGATCGAGGTACGGGACGGCCGCATCGTCTCGCTGCTCACGCTGCTGGCCGCCTAG
- a CDS encoding Nramp family divalent metal transporter, with protein sequence MSVGVDERTSRAAPARLLLLLGPAFVAAIAYVDPGNVAANLTAGARYGYLLVWVLVAANAIAVFVQYQSAKLGIVTGRSLPELLGERLGTGTRRAYWVQAELVAAATDIAEVIGGAIALNLLFGLPLPLGGLIVGVVAIGILAIQSRRGQRPFEAIVLGLLGVIAVGFLAGLFVSPVDWGEAAAGLVPRFDGAPTVLLAASMLGATVMPHAIYLHSALARDRHGPPGDARRTRTLLRATRLDVVLALVLAGAVNIAMLLVAASSLRGVAGTDTIEGAHAAISAALGPAIGVVFAIGLLASGLASTSVGSYAGATIMGGLLRLRVPLLTRRVVTLIPAVIVLALGVDPTWALVLSQVFLSLGIPFAMIPLLRLTGSRAVMGDSVDRVWVRIVGATVAGLVVLLNLALVVLTVLRA encoded by the coding sequence ATGAGCGTCGGGGTCGACGAGCGAACGTCCCGCGCCGCGCCTGCGCGGCTGCTGCTCCTGCTGGGGCCGGCGTTCGTGGCCGCGATCGCGTACGTCGACCCGGGGAACGTCGCGGCGAACCTGACCGCGGGTGCGCGCTACGGGTACCTGCTGGTGTGGGTGCTGGTCGCTGCGAACGCCATCGCCGTGTTCGTCCAGTACCAGTCGGCCAAGCTGGGCATCGTCACGGGCCGCAGCCTCCCGGAGCTGCTCGGCGAGCGACTGGGGACGGGGACCCGCCGCGCCTACTGGGTGCAGGCCGAGCTGGTCGCGGCGGCGACCGACATCGCCGAGGTCATCGGCGGGGCCATCGCGCTGAACCTGCTGTTCGGGCTTCCGCTGCCGCTCGGCGGCCTCATCGTCGGAGTGGTCGCCATCGGCATCCTGGCGATCCAGTCGCGCCGTGGGCAGCGTCCCTTCGAGGCGATCGTGCTCGGCCTGCTGGGCGTGATCGCGGTCGGCTTCCTGGCCGGGCTGTTCGTCAGCCCGGTCGACTGGGGCGAGGCGGCGGCCGGGCTCGTCCCGCGCTTCGACGGGGCTCCGACGGTGCTGCTGGCGGCCAGCATGCTCGGCGCGACCGTGATGCCCCACGCGATCTACCTGCACTCGGCGCTCGCGCGGGACCGCCACGGTCCGCCCGGAGACGCGCGGCGCACGCGGACCCTGCTGCGGGCGACCCGGCTGGATGTGGTGCTCGCGCTCGTCCTCGCCGGCGCCGTCAACATCGCGATGCTGCTCGTCGCCGCGTCCTCGCTCCGCGGCGTCGCCGGGACGGACACCATCGAGGGCGCGCACGCGGCGATCTCGGCGGCGCTCGGCCCGGCGATCGGCGTTGTGTTCGCGATCGGGCTGCTCGCCTCGGGACTCGCCTCCACCTCGGTGGGCAGCTACGCCGGGGCGACCATCATGGGCGGGCTGCTGCGCCTGCGTGTGCCGCTGCTGACCCGGCGGGTGGTGACGCTCATCCCGGCGGTGATCGTGCTCGCCCTCGGCGTCGACCCGACCTGGGCGCTGGTGCTGTCGCAGGTGTTCCTGAGCCTCGGCATCCCGTTCGCCATGATCCCGCTGCTGCGGTTGACCGGCTCGCGCGCGGTGATGGGCGACTCCGTCGACCGGGTGTGGGTGCGCATCGTGGGCGCGACCGTCGCCGGGCTCGTGGTGCTGCTGAACCTGGCGCTGGTGGTGCTCACCGTGCTGCGCGCCTGA